In Ovis aries strain OAR_USU_Benz2616 breed Rambouillet chromosome 14, ARS-UI_Ramb_v3.0, whole genome shotgun sequence, a single genomic region encodes these proteins:
- the LOC101123403 gene encoding sialic acid-binding Ig-like lectin 6 yields MRLLLLLLLLPVLWGVPLAQRLELRQTVTVQEGLCVLVPCRFSHPWVSFGKFYMFWFREGADTKRDPPVATNKPEEKLHEGTQGRFSIPGEPQARNCSLSITDVNAEDSGTYFFQVETHFRTLPYLNKMLFLNVTALTHQPQVLSPGALEPGRPGNLTCSVPWACERATPPIFSWTSAAPSSLGPRTPFSSVLTLTPRPQDHGTRLTCQVKFPTSGAMAERTILLNVTYAPQHVAISIFQGNRTALKILQNTSFLPVQEGQALQLLCVADSNPPAQLSWFRGSPPLEATPISSTGVLELPCVGAAEEGEFTCRAQNPLGSQNISLSLFVVCKPQPRAGEVLGAVGGASITVLLSLCLYLIFRVKTRRKTQPVQSMDDMNQAVGSGSRERQPQFWTDTAADHPSPDGAGPISRNEQEPHYAFLRFHKPKPQEQEGSHTEYSEIKIHK; encoded by the exons atgcggctgctgctgctgctgctgctgctgccagtaCTGTGGGGAG TACCCCTAGCTCAGCGCCTGGAACTGCGGCAGACTGTGACAGTGCAGGAGGGCCTGTGTGTCCTCGTACCCTGCAGATTTTCCCACCCCTGGGTTTCCTTTGGAAAGTTCTACATGTTTTGGTTCCGGGAAGGGGCAGATACAAAACGCGATCCCCCGGTGGCCACGAACAAGCCAGAAGAGAAGCTGCATGAGGGGACCCAGGGGCGATTCTCCATCCCCGGGGAGCCCCAGGCCAGAAACTGCAGCCTGAGCATCACGGATGTCAACGCAGAGGACAGCGGGACATACTTCTTTCAAGTCGAGACACACTTCAGGACACTCCCATATCTAAACAAGATGCTCTTTCTGAACGTGACAG CCCTCACCCACCAGCCCCAAGTCCTCAGCCCGGGGGCCCTGGAGCCCGGCCGCCCGGGGAACCTGACCTGCTCTGTGCCCTGGGCCTGTGAGCGGGCCACGCCCCCCATCTTCTCCTGGACGTCAGCTGCCCCCAGCTCCCTGGGCCCCAGGACCCCCTTCTCGTCGGTGCTCACCCTCACCCCACGGCCCCAGGACCACggcaccaggctcacctgtcaGGTGAAGTTCCCCACAAGCGGGGCGATGGCGGAGCGGACCATCCTGCTCAATGTCACCT atgctccacagcacgtggccATCAGCATCTTTCAAGGAAACAGGACAG CCCTCAAGATTCTGCAGAACACCTCCTTCCTTCCCGTCCAGGAGGGCCAGGCGCTGCAGCTGCTCTGTGTTGCTGACAGCAACCCCCCTGCACAGCTGAGCTGGTTCCGGGGGTCTCCCCCCCTGGAGGCCACCCCCATCTCGAGCACCGGGGTCCTGGAGCTGCCTTGTGTAGGGGCAGCAGAAGAAGGAGAGTTCACCTGCCGGGCTCAGAACCCACTGGGCTCCCAAAATATCTCCCTGAGCCTCTTCGTGGTCT GTAAACCACAGCCCAGGGCTGGCGAGGTCCTGGGAGCAGTTGGGGGAGCTAGCATCACAGTCCTGCTTTCTCTCTGCCTGTATCTCATCTTCAG AGTGAAGACCCGCAGAAAGACCCAGCCAGTGCAAAGCATGGATGATATGAACCAGGCCGtgggctcaggctccagg gAACGCCAGCCCCAGTTCTGGACAGACACCGCTGCAGACCACCCCAGCCCCGATGGGGCTGGCCCCATCTCAAGAAATGAACAAGAGCCTCACTATGCTTTCCTCCGATTTCACAAGCCGAAGCCTCAGGAACAGGAAGGCTCTCACACTGAGTACTCAGAGATCAAGATACACAAGTGA